The following are encoded together in the Bacillus cereus group sp. RP43 genome:
- a CDS encoding helix-turn-helix domain-containing protein produces the protein MRKNKKEEIRVKTLFSIGEVAKIKDITIKALRYYHKMGILIPKHIEESTGYRYYSIDQFIHIDIIKSCRELNTSIVELQEIFKECNTDKLLQFLQLKRAEAEEHIKKMKEVIETIDGLNEKVGSSQEILKNDEISIQFFEQRYVIVAPCKEVGSLQELLYYSDLEKIVQDYEEKMAMEMGILYNVNEKWDVEPKYVFNKVRDDVHMEEIQNIKVLPGGQYVTLAYSKENEEERRNTMIKYIKENDIEVESFIEVELVSDIFNAESYSCQIQIFIGDSENKKF, from the coding sequence ATGCGAAAAAATAAGAAGGAAGAGATTCGGGTGAAAACATTATTTTCTATTGGAGAAGTTGCAAAAATAAAGGATATTACGATAAAAGCATTACGGTACTATCATAAGATGGGGATTCTTATTCCGAAGCATATTGAGGAATCAACAGGATATAGATATTATTCCATAGATCAATTCATTCACATTGATATTATAAAAAGCTGTAGAGAGTTGAACACTAGTATAGTAGAACTTCAAGAGATTTTTAAGGAATGTAATACGGACAAGTTGCTACAATTTTTACAATTAAAGAGAGCGGAAGCAGAAGAACATATAAAGAAAATGAAAGAGGTAATTGAAACGATTGATGGGTTAAATGAGAAAGTAGGGAGTTCACAGGAAATATTAAAGAATGATGAAATATCTATTCAGTTCTTTGAACAGCGTTATGTAATTGTAGCGCCTTGTAAAGAAGTGGGGAGTTTACAGGAGTTACTGTATTATTCCGATTTAGAGAAAATCGTGCAAGATTATGAAGAGAAAATGGCAATGGAAATGGGAATTCTCTACAATGTCAATGAAAAGTGGGATGTAGAACCGAAGTATGTTTTTAATAAAGTACGAGATGATGTACATATGGAAGAGATACAAAATATAAAAGTATTACCGGGCGGACAATATGTAACATTAGCGTACAGTAAAGAAAATGAAGAAGAACGTAGAAATACTATGATTAAATATATAAAAGAAAACGATATAGAAGTGGAAAGTTTTATTGAAGTGGAGTTAGTTAGTGATATTTTTAATGCGGAGTCTTATAGTTGTCAAATTCAAATTTTTATAGGGGATAGTGAGAATAAGAAGTTTTGA
- a CDS encoding GNAT family N-acetyltransferase, whose protein sequence is MNTVKYRSLVKEDYEPIKHLIGEAFGFNEFITDKKFLNPILNVYLHSCILESSFSKVAEKDNKIIGVILGDSEKDKNRLKRFHNTFSFAFNTLKLFMTNKENREFLKTFIKVQKTYKELIQGKEEQFQGCIQLFIVSEESRGLGVGKYLLNNLLQYMTNEEVISLYLYTDNACNYRFYDKQNFQRIQEKAVKFGPKEEDFNVFLYRYDFN, encoded by the coding sequence ATGAACACAGTAAAATATAGAAGTCTTGTTAAGGAAGACTATGAACCTATAAAACATTTAATTGGTGAGGCATTTGGATTTAATGAATTCATTACAGATAAAAAATTTTTAAACCCCATATTAAACGTCTACCTACACAGTTGCATTTTAGAAAGTTCCTTTAGTAAGGTAGCTGAAAAAGATAATAAAATTATCGGTGTCATTTTAGGCGATTCCGAAAAAGATAAAAACCGTTTAAAGAGATTCCATAATACGTTTAGCTTTGCCTTTAACACGCTGAAACTATTCATGACGAATAAAGAGAATAGAGAGTTTTTAAAAACGTTTATAAAAGTTCAAAAAACATATAAAGAACTCATTCAAGGAAAAGAAGAGCAGTTTCAAGGTTGTATACAATTATTCATCGTATCCGAAGAATCTAGAGGTCTTGGAGTTGGGAAATATTTATTAAATAATTTATTACAATACATGACAAACGAAGAAGTAATATCTTTATACTTATATACAGATAATGCATGCAACTATAGATTTTATGACAAACAAAACTTCCAACGTATACAAGAAAAAGCAGTTAAATTTGGGCCAAAAGAAGAAGATTTCAACGTATTTTTATACCGCTATGACTTTAACTAA
- a CDS encoding DedA family protein — MEWIHELFQQYGYYVVLVGLLLEYIALPFPGEPTLAYAGFLSHQGDLSLPILIVLSFIGTSVGMTFQYFLGNKLGMPFIQKYGKYVFLTERKINLTKMWFDKYGYFLIFIAFFIPGVRHFTGYFAGIINLPFRRFAMTIYSGALFWVSFFLIGGYWLGENLENIFLVLEQHIWKIIFGIIIITLITRFHKKIKHVFVKNIN, encoded by the coding sequence ATGGAATGGATTCACGAATTATTTCAGCAATATGGGTATTATGTAGTACTCGTTGGATTACTTTTAGAATATATCGCTCTTCCATTTCCAGGAGAGCCAACATTAGCCTATGCAGGATTTTTATCACATCAAGGTGATTTAAGTTTACCAATTTTAATTGTTTTATCCTTTATTGGGACAAGTGTCGGTATGACATTCCAATACTTTTTAGGAAATAAACTTGGTATGCCTTTCATTCAGAAATACGGGAAATATGTATTTTTAACAGAACGAAAAATTAATTTAACGAAAATGTGGTTTGATAAATACGGATATTTTCTAATCTTTATCGCTTTTTTCATTCCAGGCGTCCGCCACTTCACGGGCTACTTTGCAGGAATTATCAACTTACCGTTTCGCCGCTTTGCGATGACAATTTATTCAGGCGCCCTATTTTGGGTATCATTCTTCTTAATCGGTGGTTACTGGTTAGGGGAAAACTTAGAAAATATATTCCTAGTACTTGAACAACATATTTGGAAAATTATCTTCGGTATTATTATCATTACGCTAATCACCCGATTTCACAAAAAAATAAAGCATGTGTTTGTAAAAAACATAAATTAA